One region of Oreochromis aureus strain Israel breed Guangdong linkage group 19, ZZ_aureus, whole genome shotgun sequence genomic DNA includes:
- the dio3a gene encoding iodothyronine deiodinase 3a encodes MNTLKTIKNAIVCFVLLPRFLVAAVMFWLLDFLCIRKRVFFRMKEQEGDAIDPPLCISDSNRLFSLESLKAVWHGHKLDFLKAAHLGQVAPNTEVVQLEDQRRSRILDYAQDKRPLILNFGSCTUPPFMARLKAFQEVVRENADIADSLVVYIEEAHPSDGWMSTDAPYQIPKHRCLEDRLNAAQLMHLEVPGCLVVVDSMENSSNAAYGAYFDRLYILQEGKIVYQGGRGPEGYRISELRDWLNRYRDGLERSSNQVIHV; translated from the coding sequence ATGAATACTcttaaaactattaaaaatgcAATAGTTTGTTTCGTCCTGTTGCCTCGTTTTTTGGTGGCAGCTGTCATGTTTTGGCTGCTTGACTTTTTATGCATAAGAAAAAGAGTGTTCTTCAGGATGAAGGAGCAGGAGGGCGATGCCATTGATCCTCCTCTGTGCATATCGGACTCCAATCGGCTCTTCAGCCTTGAGTCCCTTAAGGCAGTCTGGCACGGACACAAGCTGGACTTCCTGAAAGCAGCGCATCTTGGACAGGTAGCGCCCAACACCGAAGTTGTCCAGCTGGAGGATCAGCGGCGCAGCCGAATCCTCGACTACGCACAGGACAAGAGACCGCTTATCCTCAACTTTGGCAGCTGCACCTGACCACCGTTCATGGCACGTCTGAAGGCTTTCCAGGAGGTTGTGAGGGAGAATGCAGACATAGCAGACTCTTTAGTTGTATACATCGAGGAAGCACACCCCTCCGACGGCTGGATGAGCACCGACGCGCCATATCAGATCCCCAAACACCGGTGTCTGGAGGACAGGCTGAACGCTGCGCAGCTGATGCACCTGGAGGTGCCCGGTTGCCTGGTCGTGGTTGACAGCATGGAAAACTCCTCCAACGCTGCATACGGAGCTTATTTTGACAGACTTTATATCCTGCAGGAGGGAAAGATAGTTTACCAGGGTGGCAGAGGACCTGAGGGGTATCGGATCTCAGAGCTCAGAGACTGGCTGAATCGATATAGAGACGGGCTGGAAAGATCCAGTAACCAAGTTATACACGTGTAG